Proteins from a single region of Clupea harengus chromosome 5, Ch_v2.0.2, whole genome shotgun sequence:
- the LOC122132917 gene encoding uncharacterized protein LOC122132917 — translation MFHHFLAHVAFLSSRWLPRDQRLRFQVILVTFVVVVLTPQLYVLTRPRSSRFCHQPLLNNLIVFIILSFMATGFAVALTLIDPVPQSFSVAFHLFGVISFAQGLCTALLTLLAADCAWTTTELYYLSLVLSWACILSTAFFMARGGLWVISKMWPNWVKEKSFWNNV, via the exons ATGTTTCATCACTTCTTGGCACACGTAGCGTTTCTCTCCAGCAGATGGTTGCCGAGAGATCAGAGACTCCGATT TCAGGTAATTCTGGTTACATTTGTGGTGGTTGTCCTTACCCCACAACTCTATGTTTTGACAAG GCCTAGATCATCTCGATTTTGCCATCAGCCTCTCCTTAATAACCTCATAGTCTTCATCATCTTATCATTCATGGCTACAG GCTTTGCAGTAGCGCTCACACTCATAGACCCAGTGCCACAGAGTTTCAGCGTAGCCTTCCATCTGTTTGGGGTCATTTCATTTGCTCAAGGCCTGTGCACCGCCCTTCTGACTCTACTAGCAGCTGACTGT GCATGGACAACGACAGAGCTCTACTACCTTTCCCTTGTTCTATCTTGGGCATGTATTCTCTCCACAG ccTTTTTCATGGCCAGAGGAGGGCTTTGGGTGATCAGCAAAATGTGGCCAAACTGGGTCAAAGAAAAGAGCTTCTGGAACAATGTTTGA
- the h6pd gene encoding GDH/6PGL endoplasmic bifunctional protein isoform X3: protein MRKATWGLLLLLTCAATCDQSGQNQDGEQKGPSRRGHVSVVVVGSTGDLAKKYLWQGFFNLYASQVGKGYSFSFYGGGLSPDGRGTPLLFEILKSQDCPVDVSDERCALVREQFLRLAQYRQLKTEEDYQALGQHIETQLKQEGMVEAGRLFYLSVPAFAYADIAQRVNRSCRPPGTAWLRVVLEKPFGHDSNSAQELATQLASSLKEDEMFRIDHYLGKQVVSQILPFRKGNRKLLKSIWNKHHIDRMEIVLKETLDAKGRISFYDQYGVIRDVIQNHLTEVMTLLTMSVPKNLTDCKEINRNKLKVFSALHQLDMPSAVLGQYQTYNSEVQLELNKTKDHFSLSPTYAGIAVHTTMPQFDGVPIFLVSGKLLDERVGYARITFKNNVFCAQDQTSITCRPKQIVFYIGQGQLQYPAILVSKNLFKPALVNNGWKEVIENDDTLLFGIPLSDYYIQTPVVQQEAYTELISQVFRGRRDHFVSAESLLASWKFWTPLLNSLKHTFPRPYPGGAANGNLLDFQLQGREVRFCSEALVNMIPQEKTESFQVMQGKYRSADMVSAWSKELVERLAHDLQEAAEESVQEGTPFHLALSGGSSPLALFKQLTQHHYAFPWWNTHVWMADERCVPPNEAESNFRTIHDHLLQHVHLPYFNIHPMPVQLNQRLCVEEDGGALVYEQDIARLVNSSSFSYVLLGVGFDGHTASLFPGNRLGSSGERLVALTESPLKPHQRMSLTFGAINRARRVSVLIMGKGKHELVTQLSRIKDTPDRWPITKIQPVNGRLVWYIDYDALLGQ, encoded by the exons ATGCGGAAGGCAACGTGGGgactgctgcttctgctgacCTGTGCAGCCACCTGTGATCAGAGTGGCCAGAACCAAGATGGAGAGCAGAAGGGCCCTTCACGCAGGGGCCACGTGTCAGTGGTGGTAGTAGGTAGCACAGGTGACCTTGCCAAGAAGTACCTTTGGCAGGGCTTCTTCAACCTGTACGCTAGCCAGGTGGGCAAGGGCTACAGCTTCTCCTTCTACGGAGGTGGGCTGTCTCCAGACGGCAGGGGCACCCCTCTTCTCTTCGAAATCCTCAAGAGCCAGGACTGCCCCGTGGATGTGTCCGATGAGCGCTGCGCCCTGGTGAGGGAGCAATTCCTGCGGCTAGCCCAGTACAGGCAGCTGAAGACGGAGGAGGACTATCAGGCCCTGGGCCAGCACATCGAGACTCAGCTCAAGCAGGAGGGCATGGTGGAGGCCGGACGACTCTTCTACCTTTCCGTGCCGGCCTTTGCCTACGCCGACATCGCCCAGCGCGTGAACCGAAGCTGCCGGCCACCGGGGACTGCCTGGCTCAGGGTGGTGCTTGAGAAACCCTTCGGCCACGACTCCAACAGCGCACAGGAGCTTGCCACACAGCTGGCCAGCTCTCTCAAAGAAGACGAGATGTTCAGAATCGACCACTACCTCGGGAAGCAG GTTGTTTCCCAGATATTACCATTTAGAAAGGGGAACAGGAAACTCCTAAAATCAATATGGAATAAACACCATATTGACAGAATGGAGATCGTGCTCAAGGAAACTCTAGATGCCAAAG GGCGTATCTCCTTTTATGACCAGTATGGAGTCATCAGGGATGTGATCCAAAATCACTTGACTGAAGTCATGACCCTTTTGACCATGAGCGTCCCCAAAAACCTGACAGATTGTAAAGAAATCAATCGGAACAAGCTCAAAGTCTTCAGCGCTCTCCATCAGCTCGACATGCCCAGTGCTGTGCTTGGACAGTACCAGACATACAATTCTGAAGTCCAGCTTGAACTCAACAAGACCAAAGATCACTTCAGCCTTTCTCCGACATATGCAG GTATTGCAGTCCACACTACCATGCCACAGTTTGACGGGGTGCCCATATTCCTGGTCTCGGGTAAACTCCTAGACGAGAGGGTTGGGTACGCCCGCATCACTTTTAAGAACAATGTGTTCTGTGCGCAGGACCAGACCAGTATTACATGTAGGCCAAAGCAGATAGTGTTTTACATCGGCCAAGGGCAACTTCAGTACCCAGCAATACTTGTGAGTAAGAATCTTTTCAAGCCAGCCCTGGTGAATAATGGTTGGAAGGAAGTCATTGAGAATGATGACACTCTCTTGTTCGGGATCCCCCTGTCAGACTACTACATTCAGACACCAGTAGTCCAACAAGAGGCTTATACAGAGTTGATCTCGCAAGTTTTCCGTGGGCGGAGGGACCACTTTGTTAGTGCCGAAAGCCTCCTGGCCTCGTGGAAATTCTGGACACCTCTGCTGAACAGCCTGAAGCACACGTTCCCCCGGCCTTACCCCGGCGGCGCTGCCAACGGCAACCTCCTGGACTTCCAGCTGCAGGGACGTGAGGTGAGGTTCTGCAGCGAGGCCCTGGTGAACATGATCCCccaggagaagacagagagctTTCAGGTGATGCAGGGCAAGTACCGCAGTGCCGACATGGTGTCGGCCTGGTCCAAGGAGCTGGTGGAGCGGCTGGCTCACGACCTCCAGGAGGCGGCCGAGGAGTCGGTGCAGGAGGGCACGCCCTTCCACCTGGCGCTGTCAGGCGGCTCCAGCCCACTGGCGCTCTTCAAGCAGCTGACGCAGCACCACTACGCCTTCCCCTGGTGGAACACGCACGTGTGGATGGCCGACGAGCGCTGCGTGCCACCCAACGAGGCCGAGTCCAACTTCCGCACAATCCACGACCATCTGCTGCAGCACGTGCACCTGCCCTACTTCAACATCCACCCGATGCCCGTGCAACTCAACCAGcggctgtgtgtggaggaggacgGCGGCGCGCTCGTCTACGAGCAAGACATCGCCCGGCTCGTCAACAGCTCCAGCTTCAGCTACGTCCTCCTGGGTGTGGGTTTCGACGGGCACACGGCCTCGCTCTTCCCGGGGAACAGGCTGGGCAGCAGCGGGGAGAGGCTGGTGGCGCTCACCGAGAGCCCGCTCAAACCTCACCAGCGAATGAGCCTGACGTTCGGGGCAATCAACCGCGCACGGAGGGTAAGCGTGCTCATCATGGGGAAGGGCAAACACGAACTCGTGACCCAGCTCAGCCGAATCAAGGACACCCCAGACAGGTGGCCCATTACGAAGATCCAGCCAGTAAACGGAAGGCTTGTATGGTATATAGACTACGACGCACTGTTGGGCCAGTGA
- the h6pd gene encoding GDH/6PGL endoplasmic bifunctional protein isoform X1, with protein MRNGITNCTVLRGLTEQHYQKSPSKFFFCVGDWCDWGWTMRKATWGLLLLLTCAATCDQSGQNQDGEQKGPSRRGHVSVVVVGSTGDLAKKYLWQGFFNLYASQVGKGYSFSFYGGGLSPDGRGTPLLFEILKSQDCPVDVSDERCALVREQFLRLAQYRQLKTEEDYQALGQHIETQLKQEGMVEAGRLFYLSVPAFAYADIAQRVNRSCRPPGTAWLRVVLEKPFGHDSNSAQELATQLASSLKEDEMFRIDHYLGKQVVSQILPFRKGNRKLLKSIWNKHHIDRMEIVLKETLDAKGRISFYDQYGVIRDVIQNHLTEVMTLLTMSVPKNLTDCKEINRNKLKVFSALHQLDMPSAVLGQYQTYNSEVQLELNKTKDHFSLSPTYAGIAVHTTMPQFDGVPIFLVSGKLLDERVGYARITFKNNVFCAQDQTSITCRPKQIVFYIGQGQLQYPAILVSKNLFKPALVNNGWKEVIENDDTLLFGIPLSDYYIQTPVVQQEAYTELISQVFRGRRDHFVSAESLLASWKFWTPLLNSLKHTFPRPYPGGAANGNLLDFQLQGREVRFCSEALVNMIPQEKTESFQVMQGKYRSADMVSAWSKELVERLAHDLQEAAEESVQEGTPFHLALSGGSSPLALFKQLTQHHYAFPWWNTHVWMADERCVPPNEAESNFRTIHDHLLQHVHLPYFNIHPMPVQLNQRLCVEEDGGALVYEQDIARLVNSSSFSYVLLGVGFDGHTASLFPGNRLGSSGERLVALTESPLKPHQRMSLTFGAINRARRVSVLIMGKGKHELVTQLSRIKDTPDRWPITKIQPVNGRLVWYIDYDALLGQ; from the exons ATGCGGAATGGAATAACCAACTGTACTGTGCTTCGTGGGTTAACTGAACAGCATTACCAGAAATCGCCATCCAAG ttttttttttgtgtaggaGACTGGTGTGATTGGGGCTGGACCATGCGGAAGGCAACGTGGGgactgctgcttctgctgacCTGTGCAGCCACCTGTGATCAGAGTGGCCAGAACCAAGATGGAGAGCAGAAGGGCCCTTCACGCAGGGGCCACGTGTCAGTGGTGGTAGTAGGTAGCACAGGTGACCTTGCCAAGAAGTACCTTTGGCAGGGCTTCTTCAACCTGTACGCTAGCCAGGTGGGCAAGGGCTACAGCTTCTCCTTCTACGGAGGTGGGCTGTCTCCAGACGGCAGGGGCACCCCTCTTCTCTTCGAAATCCTCAAGAGCCAGGACTGCCCCGTGGATGTGTCCGATGAGCGCTGCGCCCTGGTGAGGGAGCAATTCCTGCGGCTAGCCCAGTACAGGCAGCTGAAGACGGAGGAGGACTATCAGGCCCTGGGCCAGCACATCGAGACTCAGCTCAAGCAGGAGGGCATGGTGGAGGCCGGACGACTCTTCTACCTTTCCGTGCCGGCCTTTGCCTACGCCGACATCGCCCAGCGCGTGAACCGAAGCTGCCGGCCACCGGGGACTGCCTGGCTCAGGGTGGTGCTTGAGAAACCCTTCGGCCACGACTCCAACAGCGCACAGGAGCTTGCCACACAGCTGGCCAGCTCTCTCAAAGAAGACGAGATGTTCAGAATCGACCACTACCTCGGGAAGCAG GTTGTTTCCCAGATATTACCATTTAGAAAGGGGAACAGGAAACTCCTAAAATCAATATGGAATAAACACCATATTGACAGAATGGAGATCGTGCTCAAGGAAACTCTAGATGCCAAAG GGCGTATCTCCTTTTATGACCAGTATGGAGTCATCAGGGATGTGATCCAAAATCACTTGACTGAAGTCATGACCCTTTTGACCATGAGCGTCCCCAAAAACCTGACAGATTGTAAAGAAATCAATCGGAACAAGCTCAAAGTCTTCAGCGCTCTCCATCAGCTCGACATGCCCAGTGCTGTGCTTGGACAGTACCAGACATACAATTCTGAAGTCCAGCTTGAACTCAACAAGACCAAAGATCACTTCAGCCTTTCTCCGACATATGCAG GTATTGCAGTCCACACTACCATGCCACAGTTTGACGGGGTGCCCATATTCCTGGTCTCGGGTAAACTCCTAGACGAGAGGGTTGGGTACGCCCGCATCACTTTTAAGAACAATGTGTTCTGTGCGCAGGACCAGACCAGTATTACATGTAGGCCAAAGCAGATAGTGTTTTACATCGGCCAAGGGCAACTTCAGTACCCAGCAATACTTGTGAGTAAGAATCTTTTCAAGCCAGCCCTGGTGAATAATGGTTGGAAGGAAGTCATTGAGAATGATGACACTCTCTTGTTCGGGATCCCCCTGTCAGACTACTACATTCAGACACCAGTAGTCCAACAAGAGGCTTATACAGAGTTGATCTCGCAAGTTTTCCGTGGGCGGAGGGACCACTTTGTTAGTGCCGAAAGCCTCCTGGCCTCGTGGAAATTCTGGACACCTCTGCTGAACAGCCTGAAGCACACGTTCCCCCGGCCTTACCCCGGCGGCGCTGCCAACGGCAACCTCCTGGACTTCCAGCTGCAGGGACGTGAGGTGAGGTTCTGCAGCGAGGCCCTGGTGAACATGATCCCccaggagaagacagagagctTTCAGGTGATGCAGGGCAAGTACCGCAGTGCCGACATGGTGTCGGCCTGGTCCAAGGAGCTGGTGGAGCGGCTGGCTCACGACCTCCAGGAGGCGGCCGAGGAGTCGGTGCAGGAGGGCACGCCCTTCCACCTGGCGCTGTCAGGCGGCTCCAGCCCACTGGCGCTCTTCAAGCAGCTGACGCAGCACCACTACGCCTTCCCCTGGTGGAACACGCACGTGTGGATGGCCGACGAGCGCTGCGTGCCACCCAACGAGGCCGAGTCCAACTTCCGCACAATCCACGACCATCTGCTGCAGCACGTGCACCTGCCCTACTTCAACATCCACCCGATGCCCGTGCAACTCAACCAGcggctgtgtgtggaggaggacgGCGGCGCGCTCGTCTACGAGCAAGACATCGCCCGGCTCGTCAACAGCTCCAGCTTCAGCTACGTCCTCCTGGGTGTGGGTTTCGACGGGCACACGGCCTCGCTCTTCCCGGGGAACAGGCTGGGCAGCAGCGGGGAGAGGCTGGTGGCGCTCACCGAGAGCCCGCTCAAACCTCACCAGCGAATGAGCCTGACGTTCGGGGCAATCAACCGCGCACGGAGGGTAAGCGTGCTCATCATGGGGAAGGGCAAACACGAACTCGTGACCCAGCTCAGCCGAATCAAGGACACCCCAGACAGGTGGCCCATTACGAAGATCCAGCCAGTAAACGGAAGGCTTGTATGGTATATAGACTACGACGCACTGTTGGGCCAGTGA
- the h6pd gene encoding GDH/6PGL endoplasmic bifunctional protein isoform X2 gives MWAEIDLCSEDLKSKRFFFCVGDWCDWGWTMRKATWGLLLLLTCAATCDQSGQNQDGEQKGPSRRGHVSVVVVGSTGDLAKKYLWQGFFNLYASQVGKGYSFSFYGGGLSPDGRGTPLLFEILKSQDCPVDVSDERCALVREQFLRLAQYRQLKTEEDYQALGQHIETQLKQEGMVEAGRLFYLSVPAFAYADIAQRVNRSCRPPGTAWLRVVLEKPFGHDSNSAQELATQLASSLKEDEMFRIDHYLGKQVVSQILPFRKGNRKLLKSIWNKHHIDRMEIVLKETLDAKGRISFYDQYGVIRDVIQNHLTEVMTLLTMSVPKNLTDCKEINRNKLKVFSALHQLDMPSAVLGQYQTYNSEVQLELNKTKDHFSLSPTYAGIAVHTTMPQFDGVPIFLVSGKLLDERVGYARITFKNNVFCAQDQTSITCRPKQIVFYIGQGQLQYPAILVSKNLFKPALVNNGWKEVIENDDTLLFGIPLSDYYIQTPVVQQEAYTELISQVFRGRRDHFVSAESLLASWKFWTPLLNSLKHTFPRPYPGGAANGNLLDFQLQGREVRFCSEALVNMIPQEKTESFQVMQGKYRSADMVSAWSKELVERLAHDLQEAAEESVQEGTPFHLALSGGSSPLALFKQLTQHHYAFPWWNTHVWMADERCVPPNEAESNFRTIHDHLLQHVHLPYFNIHPMPVQLNQRLCVEEDGGALVYEQDIARLVNSSSFSYVLLGVGFDGHTASLFPGNRLGSSGERLVALTESPLKPHQRMSLTFGAINRARRVSVLIMGKGKHELVTQLSRIKDTPDRWPITKIQPVNGRLVWYIDYDALLGQ, from the exons ATGTGGGCCGAGATTGATTTATGTTCAGAGGACTTGAAAAGTAAAAGG ttttttttttgtgtaggaGACTGGTGTGATTGGGGCTGGACCATGCGGAAGGCAACGTGGGgactgctgcttctgctgacCTGTGCAGCCACCTGTGATCAGAGTGGCCAGAACCAAGATGGAGAGCAGAAGGGCCCTTCACGCAGGGGCCACGTGTCAGTGGTGGTAGTAGGTAGCACAGGTGACCTTGCCAAGAAGTACCTTTGGCAGGGCTTCTTCAACCTGTACGCTAGCCAGGTGGGCAAGGGCTACAGCTTCTCCTTCTACGGAGGTGGGCTGTCTCCAGACGGCAGGGGCACCCCTCTTCTCTTCGAAATCCTCAAGAGCCAGGACTGCCCCGTGGATGTGTCCGATGAGCGCTGCGCCCTGGTGAGGGAGCAATTCCTGCGGCTAGCCCAGTACAGGCAGCTGAAGACGGAGGAGGACTATCAGGCCCTGGGCCAGCACATCGAGACTCAGCTCAAGCAGGAGGGCATGGTGGAGGCCGGACGACTCTTCTACCTTTCCGTGCCGGCCTTTGCCTACGCCGACATCGCCCAGCGCGTGAACCGAAGCTGCCGGCCACCGGGGACTGCCTGGCTCAGGGTGGTGCTTGAGAAACCCTTCGGCCACGACTCCAACAGCGCACAGGAGCTTGCCACACAGCTGGCCAGCTCTCTCAAAGAAGACGAGATGTTCAGAATCGACCACTACCTCGGGAAGCAG GTTGTTTCCCAGATATTACCATTTAGAAAGGGGAACAGGAAACTCCTAAAATCAATATGGAATAAACACCATATTGACAGAATGGAGATCGTGCTCAAGGAAACTCTAGATGCCAAAG GGCGTATCTCCTTTTATGACCAGTATGGAGTCATCAGGGATGTGATCCAAAATCACTTGACTGAAGTCATGACCCTTTTGACCATGAGCGTCCCCAAAAACCTGACAGATTGTAAAGAAATCAATCGGAACAAGCTCAAAGTCTTCAGCGCTCTCCATCAGCTCGACATGCCCAGTGCTGTGCTTGGACAGTACCAGACATACAATTCTGAAGTCCAGCTTGAACTCAACAAGACCAAAGATCACTTCAGCCTTTCTCCGACATATGCAG GTATTGCAGTCCACACTACCATGCCACAGTTTGACGGGGTGCCCATATTCCTGGTCTCGGGTAAACTCCTAGACGAGAGGGTTGGGTACGCCCGCATCACTTTTAAGAACAATGTGTTCTGTGCGCAGGACCAGACCAGTATTACATGTAGGCCAAAGCAGATAGTGTTTTACATCGGCCAAGGGCAACTTCAGTACCCAGCAATACTTGTGAGTAAGAATCTTTTCAAGCCAGCCCTGGTGAATAATGGTTGGAAGGAAGTCATTGAGAATGATGACACTCTCTTGTTCGGGATCCCCCTGTCAGACTACTACATTCAGACACCAGTAGTCCAACAAGAGGCTTATACAGAGTTGATCTCGCAAGTTTTCCGTGGGCGGAGGGACCACTTTGTTAGTGCCGAAAGCCTCCTGGCCTCGTGGAAATTCTGGACACCTCTGCTGAACAGCCTGAAGCACACGTTCCCCCGGCCTTACCCCGGCGGCGCTGCCAACGGCAACCTCCTGGACTTCCAGCTGCAGGGACGTGAGGTGAGGTTCTGCAGCGAGGCCCTGGTGAACATGATCCCccaggagaagacagagagctTTCAGGTGATGCAGGGCAAGTACCGCAGTGCCGACATGGTGTCGGCCTGGTCCAAGGAGCTGGTGGAGCGGCTGGCTCACGACCTCCAGGAGGCGGCCGAGGAGTCGGTGCAGGAGGGCACGCCCTTCCACCTGGCGCTGTCAGGCGGCTCCAGCCCACTGGCGCTCTTCAAGCAGCTGACGCAGCACCACTACGCCTTCCCCTGGTGGAACACGCACGTGTGGATGGCCGACGAGCGCTGCGTGCCACCCAACGAGGCCGAGTCCAACTTCCGCACAATCCACGACCATCTGCTGCAGCACGTGCACCTGCCCTACTTCAACATCCACCCGATGCCCGTGCAACTCAACCAGcggctgtgtgtggaggaggacgGCGGCGCGCTCGTCTACGAGCAAGACATCGCCCGGCTCGTCAACAGCTCCAGCTTCAGCTACGTCCTCCTGGGTGTGGGTTTCGACGGGCACACGGCCTCGCTCTTCCCGGGGAACAGGCTGGGCAGCAGCGGGGAGAGGCTGGTGGCGCTCACCGAGAGCCCGCTCAAACCTCACCAGCGAATGAGCCTGACGTTCGGGGCAATCAACCGCGCACGGAGGGTAAGCGTGCTCATCATGGGGAAGGGCAAACACGAACTCGTGACCCAGCTCAGCCGAATCAAGGACACCCCAGACAGGTGGCCCATTACGAAGATCCAGCCAGTAAACGGAAGGCTTGTATGGTATATAGACTACGACGCACTGTTGGGCCAGTGA
- the LOC105901879 gene encoding limb region 1 homolog-like protein encodes MEGDEVTLREQLFHDRVRETIICVLLFSSLYIICYLIVTHYRKNAEFSTDDDEDATVNKIALWLCTFSLSVSVGAVLLLPIAILSNEVLLTFPQSYYVQWLNGSLIHGLWNFVFLFSNLSLVFFLPFAYFFTESEGFAGSKKGVMARVYETAVVLVLLTLLVLGVVWVASALLNDTSARESLYDLWEYYLPYMSSFISLSGVLLLLLCTPLGVSRMFSVTGRLLVKPGLLEDVDDSVSCAIFEEAALSRKLNMETSCWVNVRVEVLKNQYLTIRARRIALEMRRRASPWQRYLGYPIAMLLLLALTVVCVLIVCYHVLELLFDETALPRGMEDPLFGAASFSVFGSLGAAVQVILILYLMVSSVVGFYCSPLFSNLLPRARDTTLTQIIGNCACLLVLSSALPVFSRTLGITRFDLLGDFGRYNWLGNFHIVFLYNVLFVGLTSACLINTLTWAVQRELIRAFGLHKLPLTVSRSAIPLKLLLANGLSKIQ; translated from the exons ATGGAAGGAGACGAAGTGACTCTCCGCGAACAGCTTTTCCATGACCGTGTCCGCGAGACCATA ATTTGtgttctcctcttctcatccctctACATCATTTGCTACCTCATTGTCACACACTACAGGAAGAATGCAGAGTTTTCCACCG ATGACGACGAGGATGCCACTGTCAACAAAATTGC ACTGTGGCTCTGCACGTTCTCGCTGTCGGTGTCGGTGGGCGCAGTGCTGCTTCTCCCTATCGCCATCCTGTCCAATGAGGTCTTACTCACCTTCCCGCAGAGCTACTATGTGCAGTGGCTGAACGGATCCCTCATTCATG GACTGTGGAATtttgtcttcctcttttccAACCTTTCGTTGGTGTTCTTCCTACCCTTTGCCTACTTCTTTACCGAGTCTGAGGGCTTCGCTGGATCCAAGAAG GGTGTGATGGCGCGTGTGTATGAGACTGCCGTGGTGTTAGTCCTGCTGACCCTGCTGGTGTTGGGTGTGGTCTGGGTTGCTTCAGCTCTCCTGAATGACACCTCAGCCAGAGAGAGCCTATATG ACCTATGGGAGTATTACCTGCCATATATGTCCTCCTTTATCTCCCTGTCTGGAGTACTTCTGCTGTTGT TGTGTACACCCCTAGGCGTGTCCCGCATGTTCAGTGTCACTGGGAGGCTTCTTGTAAAGCCAGGg CTGTTAGAAGATGTGGATGACTCTGTGAGTTGCGCCATCTTTGAGGAGGCTGCTCTCTCCCGGAAGCTCAACA TGGAAACATCTTGTTGGGTGAATGTGAGAGTAGAGGTCCTGAAGAACCAGTACCTCACCATCCGGGCACGACGGATCGCTCTTG AGATGCGGAGGAGagcatcaccatggcaacgttACCTTGGGTACCCTATCGCCATGCTGCTTCTGCTTGCTCTGACG gtggtgtgtgttttaatagtgTGTTACCACGTATTGGAGCTGTTGTTTGACGAGACAGCTTTGCCCAGAGGGATGGAG gATCCTCTATTCGGAgctgcctctttctctgtgtttggatCCCTGGGTGCAGCTGTGCAAGTCATCCTCATCCT GTATCTTATGGTGTCCTCTGTGGTGGGTTTCTACTGCTCGCCTCTCTTTTCCAATCTGCTGCCCCGAGCTCGGGACACAACTTTAACGCAG ATTATTGGAAACTGTGCCTGTCTGCTGGTACTGAGTTCAGCTCTGCCTGTGTTCTCCAGGACTCTTG GCATCACTCGTTTCGATCTGCTGGGGGACTTTGGTCGGTACAACTGGCTGGGGAACTTCCACATTGTGTTCCTGTACAACGTTCTGTTTGTTGGACTCACATCTGCCTGTCTCATCAATACACTCACGTGGGCCGTGCAGAGAGAACTCATACGGGCGTTCg GCCTGCATAAACTGCCTTTGACAGTTTCACGCTCAGCCATCCCTCTCAAGCTTCTTTTAGCAAATGGGCTCTCAAAGATTCAGTGA
- the rhebl1 gene encoding ras homolog, mTORC1 binding like 1, giving the protein MPQPKHRKIAVLGYRSVGKSSLTIQFVEGQFVDSYDPTIENTFNKMVSVNGQDFNLQLVDTAGQDEYSIFPQSHSMDIHGYVLVYAVTSMKSFEVVQVLHDKLLDMVGKIQVPTVLVGNKKDLHMERVIKPEEGKKLADSWGAAFMESSAKENQTAVEVFKRIILEMEKADGNAPSEEKKCAVM; this is encoded by the exons ATGCCTCAACCGAAACACAGGAAGATTGCTGTGTTGGGATATAGGTCTGTTG GCAAGTCCTCTCTAACTATACAGTTCGTGGAAGGACAGTTTGTAGATTCATATGACCCTACTATTGAAAACA CTTTTAATAAAATGGTATCTGTGAACGGCCAGGACTTTAATCTTCAGCTTGTGGACACTGCTGGTCAG GACGAGTATTCCATTTTCCCACAATCTCACTCAATGGACATTCATGGTTATGTCCTTGTCTACGCCGTCACCTCAATGAAAAG ttttgaAGTTGTTCAGGTTCTACACGACAAGCTGCTGGATATGGTTGGAAAGATTCA GGTGCCTACTGTTCTGGTCGGGAACAAAAAAGATCTTCACATGGAGAG AGTGATTAAGCCAGAGGAGGGCAAAAAGCTTGCCGACTCCTGGGGTGCTGCTTTCATGGAGTCCTCTGCTAAAGAAAACCAG ACGGCCGTGGAGGTTTTCAAGAGAATTATcctggagatggagaaagcagATGGAAACGCCCCCTCAGAGGAAAAGAAGTGCGCGGTGATGTAG